Sequence from the Verrucomicrobiia bacterium genome:
GTATCTGTGGCGCTGCCTGGTGTATATCGAAATGAACATGGTGCGCTGCGGAGTTGTGAAGCATCCGCGAGAATGGGAATGGGTGGGTTACAGGGAAATCATGGGCGCACGAAAACGTTATCGGCTTGTGGATGTGGATCGGTTGTGCTGGCGATTGCAAACAGGGGATGTGAACGAGGTTCGGAAGAATCTGGAGCAGAGTGTTGCGGAGCGAATTGCTCAGGACCGGATGACGCGCGAACCATGGTGGACGCAGGCGTTGGCAGTCGGGAGCAGAGAGTTCGTGGGGGCGGTCGAACCGCGGATTCAAACACGGCGTGAGTTGGAGGTTGAGGAGACGGAAACCGGGTGGTTGCTGAAAGATGAATGCATCCCTTACAAGGCAAGAACGGGGCCAGAAAACGCCTGCAAGGCCATGGATTGAAACGGAATTGTGCGCATCTCATTCTGTTCCAAAACGTTGTCTCTGCGACACGAGACAATAACGATTTGGTTTTAGCGAAGGAATGTAAACTTTCATGAAGACTCGCATTATCTTTGGATTTCTCGCCGCGCTTCTATTCTGCGGAAGCGCAGGCGCCTCGCTGACTGTCACGGTCGCCGAGCCGAAACTCAGCGGCGGTTCGTCCGTGATCAAGCTGACGATGCACAACACCTTCGGAAAAGCTGTGGAGTCGGCGCGGGCGGTCGTGTTCTTGAAAGAGGCCGGCGGGAAAGTGGTTCACCAAAAGACCCAATGGGTGATTGGCGGGACACGGGAACGGCCACCTTTGCAGGTAGACAAGAAGGTGGAGTTCTTCATCACCGTTCCCGCAGACACCCTGTTCGAGAAAACGGATATTGTGTTCACACGGATCATCCTGGCAGGCGGCGAAGTGATTCCGGCGGGGAAGGGATTTCAGATTGTGAAGCCTGGGAAGTAGGCCACGGCTGAGTGTATAAAGAGAATGGCACGGGAAAAACATTGAACAGGAGCCCGCAACGGTAGCAGAGAAAAGGCAGAGGAGGCTGCATCCGGATCCGTGTCCACCCAGGATCGGATTCCATTTCCGCGGCTCTCCGTTCGTGCGGCTCGTGTGATTCGTGGTTGAAGTTCCCCGTCCCGAATCCGTGTCATTTGCGCGCTGTTGAGCAACTCTGCGCCGTAGGAGACGGAGTGAAGACGTTTAACAGGAGCACGCAGAGGTAGCAGAGAAATGGCAGAGGAGGCAGCATCCGGATCCGTGTCCACCCAGGGTTGGATTCCATTTCCGCGGCTCTCCGTTCGTGCGGCTCGTGTGATTCGTGGTTAAAATTCCCCGTCCCGAATCCGTGTCATTTGCGCGCATTTGAGCAACTCTGCGCCGTAGGAGACGGAGTGAAGACGTTTAACAGGAGCACGCAGAGGTAGCAGAGAAATGGCAGAGGAGGCTGCATCCGGATCCGTGTTCATTCAGGGTTGGATTCCATTTCCGCGGCTCTCCGTTCGTGTGGTTCGTGTGATTCGTGGTTAAAGTTCCCCTTCCCGAATCCGTGTCATTTGCGCGCGGTTGAGCAACTCTGCGCCGTAGGAGACGGAGTGAAGACGTTTAACAGGAGCACGCAGAGGTAGCAGAGAAATGGCAGAGGAGGCTGCATCCGGATCCGTGTCCACCCAGGGTTGGATTCATTTCCGCGGCTCTCCGTTCGTGTGGTTCGTGTGATTCGTGGTTAAATAAAGTTTCGCCCCTTCAGTTCGTGAAAATTCGCGTAATTCGCAGAAATCCATTTACACCCTTTCTGTTTTGATTGCGGCTCTGCCGCGCTGTGTCCATGCGTGGTTGCCATGGCTTCGAAGGGTTCTTGAGTGGGAGGAACTGCAGTTCCCAAGGTTGCAGAGTTGCTCTGAAGCGAGCTGATGAAATAGGTGTCATGTCGGACATGATACGGCGCGCCACGAACCGCCCGTGGAAACCTGCTGCAACGATCTGAACGCTTGAACTTGGAATCTGGAACTTCGTCGAGCTGATCGGGAACCCTGCGTCGGTTGTTTGAGACCATGCGACGCTGATTTAACAGCTTGCAGCCTGTATTCAGAATCTTTGAGGCTGGATATCGAACATTACAGCTTTGATCTGCAAGCCGAGAGGATCGTGGCAACTCGCGACGCAACGATCTGAAACCGCAATGCGTTAATCCGAACTCCTACAGGCTCGATCTTGAACGCTCCCGATAGGATCTGAAATCGCAAAGGGCCGATCTTGAACCTCGGAAGGCGAATCTGGAACACTGGATCCACAATCTGGAACTTTACGACGTAGTTTTGAAATCCCGTTGGGATGGTTTGGAACGCGAATGGAAATGTTTTGGATCCTTGCGACGATGTTCGCACCGTCACATAGCTCTCGTCGACGGCATCCCCGCACGATTGCACCGCGCGGCTGAAGGACGGAACGGATTGGCTTCTTCTGAACCGCGGGATTGAGGCCCCGGGGCCGCGCGACATTTTGCTGCCCAAAGGCCGGGTCTCGTTGTAAATTCGCCGCACTTCGGAATGGGTGCCTGCGGGCATTCCTGCATAGGGAAACGCCTGATGGCGAATACGACGCTGTTAAAGAACTTTGCTCACATGGATATCATGGAGATCGTGGGAAGGGTGACCGGGGCTGCGCTGCAACTGCCGCGCAGTAAAAACCGCGGGGCTTTCAGCCGCAGGCGCATCGCGCGCCGAAAAATCCTCGCGCCAAGAATCTCAATCATCATTCCAGCTCACAACGAGGAACACTACTTGCGCCATACCCTCGACGCCCTGAAACGCCAGAGTTACCGAAACTTCGAGGTGATCGTTGTCGCCAATGGCTGTTCCGATCGTACGGAGGATGCCGCCCGCGACGCGTGTGATCGCCTTGTTGTGCTGTCGCAAAAGAGCTTGGGTGTCGCCCGAAATCTTGGCGCGCGCATGGCCAAAGGAGAACTGCTTGTATTCCTCGACGCGGACACGCTGCTCGATCCGAACGCGCTCAAGACCATCGCGCACAAGTTTACCAGGCGTCATGCCGCTGGAACCATTCGCGGAAAGCCGGATTCCGATCGTCTCGCCTATCGAATCATCTACGGCGTCAAGAACCTGATTCATCGGACGTCCCTGCATCATGGAAGTTCCGGAGTGATCCTGTGCTGGCGGCGTCACTTCATGAAGCTGGGCGGTTTTCGGGAGAATCTCGAAGTGCGGGAAAATAGCGAATTGATCAAGCGGCTGGAGAGATTTGGGCGGTATGCCTGCATCAGCCGCGCTGTTGCAGTGACTTCAATGCGGCGATACGAGCATCGCGGCGTCGGCCGGATGGTTTGGATGTGGACACGGCTTTGGTTTGAATCGTTGTTCCGCGATTTGAAGGATCGCAAGTACGAGACGGTTCGGTAACGCACCCTCTCCCCCAGCCCCTCTCCCGAACAACATGGCGCAGGATCGACGCAAAACTTTTTCTGTTTTTTTCGAGGTCGGGTGATAGTGTGGCAGCAATTCAGGTCCGAACAAATCTGTTCCATGAGCAGGCGCAACCAGAGGTTCCGGAATTCCCCGATGGGGTACCGGGTGGATTGCAGGTTCGGCTGACCAACCCCGAGGCGACCCATGATCCCCACAGGCACCATCAACGAAATCCTCCGCAACAAGGGAACTGAACTCTGGTCCGTGTCACCCGATGTCACTGTGTTCGATGCCATCCAGATCATGGCAGACAAGAACGTGGGCGCTTTGCTGGTGATGGAGAATGGACAGCTGGTCGGAATTCTCTCTGAACGCGACTACACTCGTAAAGTCGCGCTCCGAGGGAAATCCTCCAAGGAATTGAAAGTGCGCGAGATCACCACAGACAAAGTCACGACTGCGACGCCGGATCATTCGGTGGAGGATTGCATGCGGTTGATGACTGAAAATCGCGTCCGCCATCTGCCCATCGTGCAGGGTGGCGAAGTCAAGGGAATCGTCTCCATCGGCGACCTCGTGAACTGGATCATCTCTGCGCAGACGAGCACGATCCACCAGCTGGAAACCTACATAACCGGCTATTCTGCGTAAGGCTTCACCGCCTTTGCGCGAGCGTGACGGACACATACCGTGTTTGCGGTATGATGAATTTTTTCACCTCGATCGTCACGTCATCCGGTTTGAACTTGGTGAGAATCAAATCCGCCACGTTGCTGGCAAGTCTTTCAAGCAGCTTCCAGCTCCGGCCTTCGCCGTAGCGGATGATCTCTTGCACGACTTCGAAGTAATTGATCGTCTTCTCCACGCGATCCGACACTGCGGCCTGTGCAATGTCGGCGGTCATGTCGACTGAGATGAGGAGGCGTTGCGGCTGCGCGCGCTCCTCGTCAGTGACGCCCACATTAAAAAAAACTTCGAGATCCACGATACTGATTCTTGCCATATCAACCCTTTTGAGAATTCATTTGTTCCCGCACCGCGAGAACCAGGACGCGCGTTGGCTGGTTTAGCGGCATTTCCAACGCTTCCTGCAGCGTGACCCATCGAAACTCGCGCGCCTCATCATTGAGCCGAACCCGGGGCTCGCCCACACACCTGCATGTGTAGTTCATCAGGATGAAATGCGCATCCCGATAAAACTCGCGTGAATGGATGCAATCCTGGACGACGGTAAACTGGATATCGTCAATCGTCAGGTCGGTCTCCTCCTTGATCTCGCGCCGCAGAGCGTCGATGGACGGCTCGCCCCACTTGATTTTGCCACCAGGAATTCCCCAGAGGTCCGACCATTTGTGTGTGCGGACCATCAGGACACGCCCCTGCTCGTCAAAGATAAGCGCGCCGACGGTTGCAATCGGCCCATGAAGTTCCTCGAAAGGTTTGGCATCGGGTTTGAGTCGCAGGTCGTTGCGCTCCAAAATGTGCTGCAACTCGCCCAGGTGCTCCACGATCAAATCAGGCTTGGCCTGGCGCAACTGCTCGAGCGTGTTGTAGCCCGTGAGCACTGCGCAGGAATGCACGCCGCCGTGCACTGCGGTTTCGATGTCATGTTGCATGT
This genomic interval carries:
- a CDS encoding glycosyltransferase, translating into MANTTLLKNFAHMDIMEIVGRVTGAALQLPRSKNRGAFSRRRIARRKILAPRISIIIPAHNEEHYLRHTLDALKRQSYRNFEVIVVANGCSDRTEDAARDACDRLVVLSQKSLGVARNLGARMAKGELLVFLDADTLLDPNALKTIAHKFTRRHAAGTIRGKPDSDRLAYRIIYGVKNLIHRTSLHHGSSGVILCWRRHFMKLGGFRENLEVRENSELIKRLERFGRYACISRAVAVTSMRRYEHRGVGRMVWMWTRLWFESLFRDLKDRKYETVR
- a CDS encoding transposase; its protein translation is YLWRCLVYIEMNMVRCGVVKHPREWEWVGYREIMGARKRYRLVDVDRLCWRLQTGDVNEVRKNLEQSVAERIAQDRMTREPWWTQALAVGSREFVGAVEPRIQTRRELEVEETETGWLLKDECIPYKARTGPENACKAMD
- a CDS encoding NUDIX domain-containing protein; the encoded protein is MALLDGIRPYTGRVIRNIIFDWSGTLVDDLPAVWKATNHVLNQAQCAEMTLDTFRAEFCLPFTLFYDKHTPKVPLSQLEIWYNSEFPNVQGSICALPHAREFLQFCRARNLKTFILSAIHPDHFAVQMQSIDFNGLLDECFVGVRDKRHKIHEILSSHALAPDETLFIGDMQHDIETAVHGGVHSCAVLTGYNTLEQLRQAKPDLIVEHLGELQHILERNDLRLKPDAKPFEELHGPIATVGALIFDEQGRVLMVRTHKWSDLWGIPGGKIKWGEPSIDALRREIKEETDLTIDDIQFTVVQDCIHSREFYRDAHFILMNYTCRCVGEPRVRLNDEAREFRWVTLQEALEMPLNQPTRVLVLAVREQMNSQKG
- a CDS encoding CBS domain-containing protein; the protein is MIPTGTINEILRNKGTELWSVSPDVTVFDAIQIMADKNVGALLVMENGQLVGILSERDYTRKVALRGKSSKELKVREITTDKVTTATPDHSVEDCMRLMTENRVRHLPIVQGGEVKGIVSIGDLVNWIISAQTSTIHQLETYITGYSA
- the folB gene encoding dihydroneopterin aldolase; translation: MARISIVDLEVFFNVGVTDEERAQPQRLLISVDMTADIAQAAVSDRVEKTINYFEVVQEIIRYGEGRSWKLLERLASNVADLILTKFKPDDVTIEVKKFIIPQTRYVSVTLAQRR